The following proteins come from a genomic window of Oricola thermophila:
- a CDS encoding DUF2189 domain-containing protein — protein MTAKRKSDGAVARSPAMPQVNRIAFGDLAEVLRAGLSDFARAPQYGLFFGGVYAAGGIIIALSLTIWKIPWMIYPVAIGFPLIGPFVAVGLYEVSRRIGAGRPLDWRGVLGVIWLQRQRELGWMAFVMLFVFWVWMYQVRLLVALILSRMSFSTFDRFIEIVFTTPQGWIFLAVGHVVGGALALVLFSVTVISIPLLLDREADFVTAMITSVKTVLASPAPMISWGIFVTLAVIAASVPLFVGLVVVLPVLGHATWHLYRKAIQAP, from the coding sequence ATGACAGCGAAAAGGAAATCAGATGGTGCGGTCGCAAGATCGCCGGCGATGCCGCAGGTAAACCGGATAGCCTTCGGTGATCTGGCTGAAGTGTTGCGTGCGGGACTGTCGGATTTCGCGCGTGCTCCCCAATACGGTCTGTTCTTCGGCGGCGTGTATGCGGCGGGCGGCATCATCATCGCCCTGTCGCTGACAATCTGGAAGATTCCCTGGATGATCTACCCCGTCGCCATCGGCTTTCCCCTGATCGGCCCGTTCGTCGCCGTGGGGCTCTACGAGGTCAGTCGGCGGATCGGGGCGGGCAGGCCGCTCGACTGGCGAGGCGTCCTGGGCGTGATCTGGCTGCAGAGGCAGCGCGAACTGGGATGGATGGCTTTTGTCATGCTGTTTGTCTTCTGGGTGTGGATGTACCAGGTCCGACTGCTGGTGGCTCTGATCCTATCGCGCATGTCATTCTCCACGTTCGACCGCTTCATCGAGATCGTCTTCACGACACCGCAGGGCTGGATCTTTCTCGCCGTCGGCCACGTGGTCGGTGGCGCGCTGGCCCTGGTGCTGTTCTCTGTCACGGTCATCTCGATTCCGCTGCTGCTGGACAGGGAAGCGGATTTCGTCACCGCGATGATCACCAGCGTGAAAACCGTGCTGGCCAGCCCGGCACCGATGATCTCCTGGGGCATCTTCGTCACGCTTGCCGTGATCGCCGCGTCGGTACCGTTATTCGTGGGGCTTGTGGTGGTGTTGCCCGTCCTCGGCCACGCGACATGGCATCTGTACAGGAAGGCGATCCAGGCGCCCTGA
- a CDS encoding helix-turn-helix transcriptional regulator codes for MFRVLVAPDFKITESDPDFPPALLETLKSARAATDSNYVSFWAELGNPDFLSRLIVSTYPAPWLRRYAEKNYASIDPLITAGLHSVEPVIFELANPETPELADFAADALMHEIGAFTIGLPVRIGGNIRAITIFSTDMDLTAETDASTTTMARFHEQADIVSIAVTERFMKTNIPHHTLTEREIEVLYWGSCGKTDQQTADLLGLSRWTVVAHVQSAKAKLGVSNKAAAIASALRLSLFTRFDHGL; via the coding sequence GTGTTTCGTGTACTGGTGGCGCCCGATTTCAAGATAACAGAGTCGGATCCCGACTTTCCTCCCGCACTCCTCGAAACGCTGAAATCCGCGCGCGCCGCAACGGATTCCAACTACGTGTCGTTCTGGGCCGAACTGGGCAACCCGGATTTTCTCTCCCGACTGATCGTGTCGACCTACCCGGCTCCATGGCTGAGACGCTACGCGGAGAAGAACTACGCGAGCATTGACCCCCTCATCACGGCGGGCCTGCATTCCGTGGAGCCTGTCATTTTCGAACTGGCAAATCCGGAAACACCCGAACTGGCCGACTTCGCGGCCGATGCCCTGATGCACGAGATCGGAGCATTCACGATCGGGCTTCCTGTCAGGATCGGCGGCAACATCCGCGCGATCACGATCTTCTCCACCGACATGGACCTCACCGCGGAAACGGACGCGTCCACCACAACCATGGCCAGATTTCACGAACAGGCGGATATCGTCTCGATCGCCGTGACCGAGCGGTTCATGAAGACGAACATACCTCACCACACGCTGACGGAGCGTGAAATCGAGGTCCTGTACTGGGGCTCCTGCGGCAAGACCGACCAGCAGACGGCCGACCTCCTGGGGTTGTCGCGCTGGACGGTTGTCGCCCATGTCCAGAGCGCCAAGGCGAAGCTCGGCGTCAGCAACAAGGCCGCGGCTATCGCCAGCGCCCTGCGACTGAGCCTGTTCACCAGGTTCGACCACGGATTGTAG
- a CDS encoding diacylglycerol/lipid kinase family protein — MQFMRFAAVINQDASTMKGISRDRIAGCLRDGFAARDHSISTSFVAGREIKAALQAARDDEKTDAVIAGGGDGTISMAAGLMQGTGKALAVLPGGNMNLFARSLGIPLDLPAAVAALAAGRPMAADIAFANDRPFIHEFSLGLHPEVVELRDREAFGARLGKVVATMRSLWRVLLRPPRVRVWLDDGDGERAVAAAALAISNNPFGEGHLPYADRVDGGVLGVYIVHTLNPAELAAIAARMSTGGWMDTRDVEAFTATTLRLTRDGPIKAAIDGELARMPGSVTVRIAPGALTVIAPREEDAVRGQ; from the coding sequence ATGCAGTTCATGCGGTTTGCCGCCGTCATCAATCAGGATGCCTCGACGATGAAAGGCATTTCGCGCGACCGGATCGCCGGTTGCCTGCGCGACGGTTTCGCTGCGCGCGACCATTCGATCTCGACAAGCTTCGTTGCGGGCAGGGAGATCAAGGCGGCGCTGCAGGCCGCGAGGGACGACGAAAAGACCGATGCGGTGATCGCCGGCGGCGGCGACGGAACGATCTCGATGGCCGCGGGCCTGATGCAGGGAACCGGAAAGGCGCTCGCGGTTCTGCCCGGCGGCAACATGAACCTGTTCGCCCGATCGCTCGGCATCCCGCTCGACCTTCCGGCGGCGGTCGCCGCACTGGCTGCCGGGCGACCGATGGCGGCCGACATCGCCTTCGCCAATGACAGGCCGTTCATCCACGAGTTCTCGCTCGGGCTGCATCCGGAAGTGGTCGAGTTGCGCGACCGGGAGGCGTTCGGCGCCCGGCTCGGCAAGGTGGTCGCTACAATGCGGTCGCTGTGGCGGGTCCTGCTCAGGCCGCCGCGCGTGCGCGTGTGGCTCGATGACGGCGACGGCGAGCGCGCGGTCGCGGCCGCCGCGCTGGCGATTTCCAACAACCCGTTCGGGGAGGGGCATCTGCCCTATGCCGACAGGGTCGATGGCGGGGTGCTGGGCGTCTATATCGTCCATACGCTGAACCCCGCGGAACTGGCGGCGATCGCTGCGCGGATGTCGACCGGCGGATGGATGGACACGAGGGACGTCGAGGCCTTTACCGCGACGACGCTGCGGCTGACACGGGACGGGCCGATCAAGGCGGCGATCGACGGAGAACTGGCCAGGATGCCGGGCTCTGTGACGGTGCGCATCGCGCCGGGGGCGCTGACGGTGATCGCGCCGCGCGAGGAAGACGCGGTGCGCGGCCAGTAG